One region of Bombus affinis isolate iyBomAffi1 chromosome 3, iyBomAffi1.2, whole genome shotgun sequence genomic DNA includes:
- the LOC126914377 gene encoding microtubule-actin cross-linking factor 1, isoforms 1/2/3/4 isoform X11, with translation MSTQAYYKERLGFDPADTVAEHHREQRSQHGYEESLSKFKDERDAIQKKTFTKWVNKHLKKHWKYVKTYTCLHVCVLVNNQPCCSPTASRHVGDLFEDLRDGHNLISLLEVLSGEHLPRERGRMRFHMLQNVQMALDFLRYKKIKLVNIRAEDIVDGNPKLTLGLIWTIILHFQSWRRKISDIVVGQESNVTAREALLRWARRSTARYPGVRVTDFTGSWRDGLAFSALIHRNRPDLVDWKGARASQPRERLDRVFYVAEREYGVTRLLDPEDVDTPEPDEKSLITYISSLYDVFPEPPTIHPLYDAEDQRRSEEYRELASSLHMWIREKMCLMQERVFPPTLIEMKNLAAGSTKFKNEEVPPRYRDKQRLSYIFRDLQKYFEAVGEVDIEPHLRIEVIEENWNRLMMLHQEREQAIIDEIKRLERLQRLAEKVHREMKATDNRLEELERRVEDEARRLDRLHPLEAKHAVDLLEQDIRNTEVQIQNIFPDVHTLTEGRYSQAAELRKRVQKLHQRWVALRSLLHKRLVQPLSAVSFPVEERVVTKHRTTVHETRLVDTNPHFRALHDCIDWCKAKIKQLQDADYGSDLPSVQNELEVHQREHKNIEQFHPKVERCVQAKSHFHAEELTLYSQHLTVLQKLHTELLAASNKRLSDLDTLHDFIQSATNELVWLSSKEETEVTRDWSDKNLNVQSIEQYYERTFGSGIESLMSDLEKREIQFSAVQDRGEALVLQHHPAAKTIEAYMSAMQSQWTWLLQLTLCLEVHLKHAAQSQQFFRDVQQAEQWISKRDESLNTIYSQSEFSLDEGERLLKGMQELREELNSYGDHVQKLVDQAKDVVPMKQRRQPVARPMQVTCVCSYKQVNMSIEKGEQCTLYDNSGRIKWRVKNQEGVESPVPGVCFALQPPDKDALDAAERLRRQYDRSVGLWQRKQLRLRQNMIFATIKVVKGWDLPQFLAMGQDQRTAIRKALNEDADKLLSEGDPADPQLRRLKRETAEVNKLFDELEKRARAEEESKNAGRIFNEQISAIQEALDEAERVLNTRIAAPLPRDIDSLEHLVLQHKDFEQTLKRQTSDLDKVQQTFRGITLKTPAMRNKLDAVTTKWTNIWNSSNLYIERLKCVEIVLSSLEENTTSVSELEVKLASFDELPPDLKGLQNVLEDLMVLQNAISQQQTAMDKLNEDTQNARHVVEKSRPSHRGSHSDMDRLDDEVNKLNSRWTNLCAQLVERVRSAEAAYGLAQQLEHAYRNEVDFIDESYEKLEVENAKNLLNKVVERAPAIEAVNVTGSRLIREGKIYGQRLRAFTEQLEDICPSLDASVKKPRREFVSTVDDVARDLDTLNKRYTTLVELLQERVTQLAAQQTEETSQQFQEALEGLQKWLTDTEEMVSNQKSPSSDYNVVKAQLQEQKFLKKMLMDQQNSMSSSYNMGQEVAAEAEPKEQKKIEKQLKDLMARFDNLTESAAKRMEALEQAMGVAKQFQDKLIPLQTWLDKTEKRVRDMELVPTDEEKIQQRVTEHDGLHEDILSKKPEFSELTEVASQLMSLVGEDEAAALADKLQDAADRYAALVERSESLGNLLQRSRQGLRHLVLSYQELQAWMEGMEIRLSKYRVLAVHTEKLLQQMEDLADLTEEVSTRQTEVDSTTDTGLELMKHISSDEALQLKDKLDSLQRRFNDLVSRGSDLLKHAQESLPLVQQFHDNHNRLMDWMQAAESALQSAEPREDEIIRLEMEISEYRPVLDKINAVGPQLSQLSPGEGAATIEALVIRDNRRFAAIAEQIQRKAERLQLSKQRSLEVIGDIDDLLEWFHEVDNQLREAEPPSSEPEIIRVQLKEHKALNDDISSQKGRVRDVISTAKKVIRENGQYEDKSTIRENMEDLRETMEIVSGLSMDRLGALEQALPLAEHLRDTHIDLVSWLEEAEQQVAMLPMPALRPDLIAAQQDKNEFLVQSINEHKPLVEKLNKTGEALLKLCNEEEGMKIQDILEADTTRYAALRAELRGRQQTLEQALQESSQFSDKLEGMLRALSSTADQVNGAEPISAHPGRLRDQMEENSALVDELAQRSEAYAAVRRAADDVISKAGNRADPAVKDIKRKLDKLNKLWSDVQKSTTDRGQTLDEALAIAEKFWSELNGVMSTLRELQDALAGQAPPAAQPAAIQQQQVALQEIRHEIDQTKPDVEQVRASGHELMGLCGEPDKPDVRKHIEDLDQAWDNVTALYARREENLIDAMEKAMEFHETLQNLLEFLQEAEDKFSSMGLLGSDIDEVKKQIKQLANFKAEVDPHMVKVEALNRSLIRQAAELTERTSSEQAAAIKEPLGAVNRRWDGLLRGLVERQRLLENALLRLGQFQHALDELLVWIEKTDDTLDNLKAVAGDPQVIEVELAKLKVLVNDIQAHQTSVDTLNDAGRQLIEDGKGTAEASTTAEKLGTLNRRWRDLLQRAADRQRELEDALREAQTFTAEIQDLLSWLGDVDNTIVASKPVGGLPETASEQLERFMEVYNELEQNRLKVESVLQQGQAYLKRADSTSAGGLNHNLRTLKQRWDNVTARASDKKIKLEIALKEATEFHDALQSFVDWLTNAEKILTNLKPVSRVMETILGQIEEHKAFQKDVGVHRETMLNLDKKGTHLKYFSQKQDVILIKNLLISVQHRWERVVSKSAERTRALDHGYKEAREFHDAWSNIMNWLDETEKTLDEVASDGALGGNDPEKIKARLNKHRELQKALSAKQGTYDATMKNGKSLKDKAPKSDEFALKELLNELKNKWTTVCGKCVDRQRKLEEALLFSGQFKDAIQALLEWLSKSEKQLADTGPLYGDLDTVMNLVEQHKTFEKDLESRVSQMESVIKTGRELLAKATPDDASAIGSQLAEINNLWDTVTKLSSDKTERLQEALREAERLHKAVHVLLEWLSDAEMKLRFAGQLPEDEQESRNQLMEHEKFLRELSTKEIEKDQTLELAHVILAKAHPDGALVIKHWITIIQSRWEEVSTWAQQRNQRLENHMRGLQDLDNLLEELLSWLEGLENTLNALEAEPLPDDKATLEMLIVDHREFMENTSRRQNEVDRVCKARQIKSAKDTMKITKAKSPAPTRASPGRERTPDLLPHIGPRFPPKGSKGAEPEFRSPRVKLLWDRWRHVWMLAWERQRRLQDKYNYIQELDRVANFSWEDWRKRFLKFMNHKKSRLTDLFRKMDKNNDGLIPREDFIQGIMNTKFETSRLEMGAVADLFDRHGEGLIDWKEFIAALRPDWEERRTYNDTDKIHDEVKRLVMLCTCRQKFRVFQVGEGKYRFGDSQKLRLVRILRSTVMVRVGGGWVALDEFLLKNDPCRVFLMPIPDPNKPEQHEGWCPLAKGRTNIELREQFILADGVSQTMTAFRSKPSPTSTLQRTPISSANAGPITKVRERSARSVPMGQSRASRSSLSAGTPDSLSDNESSFKLGSARKTSTPYRSSMTPGGSRPSSRPTSRPTSRPTSRPGSRPASRQGSKPPSRYGSTQSLDSTDDSTNVSRIPRRTAVSTTGNTPTSSRHNSVSGKRLSVNGSSSRPRTPTGLVSPASGVPARFGTIHRASSIPTLTGVGTPISRSRIPVYVGTDIKSPQSTTSNISTHSTQSNYSTVSTDSTGSSSMCTNSATNTSSAVKRARTRTPSSGSSTPLPPSLKLSRKPSGASDTSVSTTPATKRKGKPTPIDQRAPFRL, from the exons ATGTCCACTCAAGCTTATTACAAGGAGAGGCTCGGTTTCGATCCGGCCGATACCGTGGCGGAACATCATCGTGAGCAGAGATCGCAGCACGGATACGAGGAGTCTCTTTCCAAGTTCAAAG ACGAACGAGACGCGATCCAAAAGAAAACATTTACCAAATGGGTGAACAAGCATCTGAAAAAG CATTGGAAGTACGTGAAG ACTTACACGTGCCTACACGTGTGCGTCCTTGTGAACAACCAACCATGCTGTTCCCCCACT GCCAGCAGACATGTCGGAGATCTGTTCGAAGACCTGCGGGACGGGCACAACCTCATTTCCTTGCTGGAGGTACTCTCGGGCGAGCATCTT CCGCGAGAGAGAGGTCGGATGCGTTTCCACATGCTGCAGAACGTACAAATGGCTCTTGACTTTTTGCGCTATAAGAAGATCAAGCTCGTTAATATTCGTGCTGAAGACATTGTCGATGGAAACCCAAAGTTGACTCTAGGTTTGATATGGACCATCATACTTCACTTCCAG AGCTGGCGTCGCAAG aTATCCGATATCGTAGTGGGTCAGGAATCGAACGTGACTGCCCGCGAAGCTCTTCTGAGATGGGCCAGACGATCGACGGCGCGTTATCCTGGAGTGCGCGTCACGGACTTTACCGGATCGTGGAGGGACGGGCTAGCTTTCAGCGCATTAATCCATCGAAACAGACCAGATCTGGTCGATTGGAAAGGTGCTCGTGCTAGTCAACCACGAGAGCGGCTCGATCGGGTCTTCTACGTCGCGGAGCGCGAGTATGGCGTTACGAGGCTTCTCGATCCCGAAG ACGTGGACACTCCTGAACCGGATGAGAAGTCCTTGATAACGTACATCTCTTCGCTCTACGACGTGTTCCCGGAGCCGCCAACGATTCACCCGTTGTACGATGCCGAGGACCAGAGGCGCTCGGAGGAATATAGAGAGCTAGCTAGTTCCCTCCACATGTGGATCCGCGAAAAAATGTGCCTGATGCAGGAACGTGTCTTCCCGCCGACCTTgatagaaatgaaaaatttggcGGCCGGCAGTACGAAATTCAAGAATGAGGAAGTACCGCCCAGATACAGAGACAAACAACGACTTTCTTACATCTTCAGGGATTTGCAAAAGTACTTCGAAGCGGTCGGTGAGGTGGACATCGAACCTCACTTACGTATCGAGGTTATTGAAGAAAATTGGAATAGATTGATGATGCTGCATCAGGAAAGAGAACAGGCGATAATCGACGAAATTAAACG ACTCGAACGACTGCAACGATTAGCAGAGAAAGTGCACAGAGAGATGAAGGCGACCGACAATCGATTGGAGGAACTCGAGAGACGAGTGGAGGACGAAGCCAGGCGTCTCGATCGACTTCATCCTCTGGAAGCGAAACATGCGGTGGATCTTTTGGAACAGGATATTCGTAACACCGAGGTCCAGAtccaaaatatttttccagACGTGCATACACTTACCGAGGGGCGATACAGTCAGGCGGCCGAACTTCGCAAAAG AGTTCAGAAGCTACATCAACGGTGGGTCGCCCTGCGATCTCTTCTTCATAAACGTTTGGTACAGCCGCTGTCGGCCGTATCTTTCCCGGTAGAAGAACGCGTCGTTACGAAACACCGTACTACCGTCCATGAAACCCGATTGGTCGACACCAATCCACATTTCCGTGCGTTACACGACTGCATCGACTGGTGTAAGGCGAAGATCAAACAGCTCCAGGATGCAGACTATGGCTCCGATTTACCTAGCGTGCAGAACGAACTGGAGGTTCACCAAAGAGAACACAAGAATATCGAGCAGTTCCATCCTAAAGTGGAGAGATGTGTGCAGGCTAAGAGCCACTTTCACGCCGAGGAATTGACATTGTACAGCCAACATCTGACTGTTCTTCAAAAACTTCACACTGAATTATTGGCGGCCTCGAATAAGAGACTTTCCGATTTGGACACTCTACATGACTTTATACAATCGGCGACTAATGAACTGGTTTGGCTGAGTTCTAAGGAGGAGACGGAGGTGACACGCGATTGGAGTGACAAGAATTTGAACGTGCAAAGTATCGAGCAGTATTACGAG CGTACGTTTGGATCTGGTATAGAG TCCCTTATGAGCGACCTAGAGAAGCGGGAGATTCAATTCTCCGCGGTGCAAGATCGAGGCGAAGCTCTGGTCCTTCAACATCATCCCGCCGCGAAAACAATCGAAGCTTACATGTCCGCCATGCAGAGTCAATGGACCTGGCTTCTTCAATTAACTCTTTGTCTAGAAGTTCATCTGAAACACGCAGCACAGAGTCAACAATTTTTCCGGGATGTTCAACAGGCTGAACAGTGGATCTCGAAGAGAGATGAGTCGCTCAACACCATTTATTCCCAATCAGAATTCTCCTTGGACGAGGGTGAACGTTTATTGAAGGGTATGCAAGAACTGCGCGAAGAATTGAATAGTTACGGCGATCATGTGCAGAAACTGGTTGATCAAGCGAAGGACGTGGTTCCTATGAAGCAACGTCGACAGCCTGTGGCACGGCCTATGCAAGTTACGTGCGTCTGCAGTTACAAACAAGTCAAC ATGTCGATTGAGAAGGGCGAACAGTGTACGTTATACGACAACTCTGGTAGGATAAAATGGCGCGTAAAGAATCAAGAAGGCGTCGAGTCCCCTGTTCCAGGCGTCTGCTTTGCTCTTCAGCCACCTGATAAGGATGCTCTCGATGCTGCGGAAAGATTGCGACGACAATATGATCGAAGCGTTGGATTATGGCAACGGAAACAGCTTCGATTACGACAAAACATGATTTTCGCGACCATCAAAGTGGTCAAAGGCTGGGATCTACCGCAGTTCTTGGCTATGGGTCAGGATCAGAGAACTGCTATCAGAAAAGCCTTGAACGAGGATGCTGATAAACTGCTGTCCGAGGGCGATCCTGCTGATCCACAATTGAGGCGACTGAAGCGAGAAACGGCCGAAGTGAACAAATTGTTCGATGAACTGGAGAAACGTGCCAGAGCGGAGGAAGAGTCAAAGAACGCGGGACGTATTTTCAATGAACAGATATCTGCCATTCAAGAAGCATTAGACGAAGCAGAGAGAGTTCTGAATACTCGCATAGCTGCGCCATTACCAAGAGACATTGACAGCTTAGAACATCTGGTTCTGCAACACAAAGATTTCGAGCAAACTCTCAAACGTCAAACATCAGATCTAGATAAAGTTCAGCAAACTTTCCGTGGTATTACTTTGAAGACTCCAGCCATGAGAAACAAGCTCGACGCTGTTACCACCAAATGGACAAATATTTGGAACTCGAGCAATCTGTACATCGAGCGGCTAAAGTGTGTTGAGATCGTGCTTTCTAGTCTTGAGGAGAACACAACCTCGGTATCCGAATTGGAAGTGAAATTGGCATCGTTCGACGAGCTGCCACCGGACCTGAAGGGATTACAGAATGTACTAGAAGATCTGATGGTGCTTCAAAATGCCATCTCTCAACAGCAAACTGCAATGGATAAACTGAACGAAGATACGCAGAACGCAAGACATGTTGTTGAAAAGTCGAGGCCAAGTCATCGTGGCTCTCATTCTGATATGGATCGCTTAGACGATGAAGTGAACAAACTAAACTCCAGATGGACCAATCTCTGTGCTCAGTTGGTCGAAAGAGTTCGCAGCGCGGAAGCAGCTTATGGCCTAGCTCAACAGTTAGAACATGCCTACCGTAACGAGGTTGACTTTATTGACGAATCGTACGAAAAACTCGAGGTGGAGAATGCGAAG AATCTATTGAACAAGGTGGTAGAACGAGCGCCGGCGATCGAAGCAGTAAATGTGACGGGCAGTCGATTGATTCGTGAAGGAAAG ATCTACGGACAAAGGCTTCGAGCGTTCACGGAACAGCTGGAAGATATCTGCCCGTCTTTGGATGCTTCGGTGAAAAAACCGCGACGAGAGTTCGTCTCAACGGTTGATGACGTCGCTCGTGATCTAGATACTCTGAACAAGAGGTACACCACGCTGGTGGAACTTCTTCAGGAACGGGTTACACAGCTGGCAGCGCAACAAACCGAGGAGACATCTCAACAG TTCCAGGAGGCTCTGGAGGGTCTCCAGAAATGGCTAACGGACACAGAGGAAATGGTATCCAACCAGAAATCACCATCGTCGGATTACAACGTAGTTAAGGCGCAATTACAAGAGCAAAAATTCCTGAAGAAGATGCTAATGGATCAGCAAAACTCAATGTCCTCCTCGTACAACATGGGCCAAGAAGTGGCGGCTGAGGCGGAGCCTAAGGAACAGAAGAAGATCGAGAAACAACTAAAAGATTTGATGGCAAGATTCGATAATCTTACGGAAAGCGCTGCTAAGAGAATGGAAGCACTCGAACAAGCGATGGGAGTAGCGAAACAGTTCCAGGATAAACTGATACCACTTCAAACTTGGCTGGACAAGACCGAAAAACGCGTGAGAGATATGGAGTTGGTTCCAACGGACGAGGAAAAAATCCAGCAACGCGTTACCGAACACGATGGTCTTCACGAGGATATTCTGTCAAAGAAACCTGAATTCAGTGAACTTACAGAGGTTGCTAGTCAACTAATGTCCCTGGTAGGCGAGGATGAAGCCGCTGCTTTGGCTGACAAACTTCAGGATGCGGCTGATAGATACGCTGCATTGGTCGAACGATCGGAATCTCTTGGTAACTTGCTTCAACGTTCGAGACAGGGTTTACGTCATCTGGTACTCAGCTATCAAGAACTTCAGGCTTGGATGGAGGGTATGGAAATCAGATTGTCGAAATACAGAGTGCTGGCCGTGCATACGGAGAAGCTTCTTCAACAAATGGAAGACCTAGCTGACTTGACCGAAGAGGTTTCGACTCGACAGACGGAAGTAGACAGTACCACCGATACTGGATTGGAATTAATGAAACACATCTCGAGCGACGAGGCGCTTCAATTGAAAGATAAACTCGATTCTTTGCAACGGCGATTTAATGATTTGGTTAGTCGAGGTTCCGACTTGCTGAAGCACGCGCAAGAGTCTCTTCCATTGGTGCAACAATTCCATGATAATCATAATCGTTTAATGGATTGGATGCAGGCTGCGGAATCGGCTCTGCAATCAGCCGAACCTCGCGAGGATGAAATTATTAGATTAGAAATGGAAATATCGGAATATAGACCAGTTCTAGACAAGATCAACGCCGTTGGGCCGCAGTTGTCTCAGTTATCTCCGGGTGAAGGGGCGGCGACTATCGAAGCTCTAGTCATCAGAGACAACAGGAGATTCGCCGCCATTGCCGAGCAGATTCAACGAAAGGCTGAGAGGCTTCAGCTGAGTAAGCAACGTTCGCTGGAAGTGATCGGTGATATCGACGATTTACTAGAATGGTTCCATGAAGTGGATAATCAATTGAGGGAAGCAGAACCACCGAGCAGCGAACCGGAAATCATCAGGGTACAATTGAAGGAGCATAAAGCCTTGAACGACGACATATCCAGTCAGAAAGGACGTGTTAGGGATGTTATATCCACGGCAAAGAAGGTGATCCGTGAAAATGGTCAATACGAGGACAAATCTACGATCAGAGAAAATATGGAGGACTTACGAGAAACCATGGAAATCGTATCCGGTCTTTCAATGGATAGACTCGGTGCTCTGGAACAAGCTTTGCCATTGGCTGAACATTTACGCGACACTCACATTGATTTAGTCAGCTGGTTAGAGGAGGCTGAACAACAAGTCGCAATGCTTCCTATGCCTGCTTTAAGACCCGATCTAATAGCCGCCCAACAGGACAAGAATGAGTTCCTCGTGCAGAGTATCAACGAACACAAACCTTTGGTCGAGAAGCTGAACAAAACTGGTGAAGCATTGTTGAAGCTGTGCAATGAAGAAGAAGGTATGAAAATACAGGACATATTGGAAGCAGACACTACTCGATATGCAGCCCTCAGAGCAGAACTTCGTGGTCGACAGCAGACTCTCGAACAAGCACTTCAGGAATCTTCTCAGTTCTCCGACAAGCTGGAAGGAATGCTGCGTGCTCTCTCATCAACTGCCGATCAAGTAAATGGCGCCGAACCGATCAGCGCTCATCCTGGTCGGTTAAGAGATCAGATGGAAGAGAATTCCGCTCTGGTCGACGAATTGGCTCAAAGATCCGAGGCCTATGCGGCTGTGAGGAGGGCCGCCGATGACGTGATCAGCAAGGCAGGTAATAGAGCTGATCCAGCCGTAAAGGACATCAAACGGAAGCTGGACAAATTGAACAAACTATGGAGCGACGTGCAAAAGTCGACGACCGACAGAGGTCAAACGTTAGACGAAGCTTTGGCGATCGCCGAAAAATTCTGGTCCGAGTTGAATGGCGTGATGTCGACTCTGCGAGAGCTTCAGGATGCTCTTGCTGGTCAGGCGCCACCAGCAGCTCAACCTGCTGCCATCCAACAGCAACAGGTTGCCTTGCAGGAGATTAGGCACGAAATCGACCAAACGAAACCAGATGTCGAGCAAGTACGAGCTTCTGGTCACGAGTTGATGGGTCTTTGCGGTGAGCCAGACAAACCAGATGTTAGAAAGCATATTGAAGATTTGGATCAAGCATGGGATAACGTGACTGCCCTATATGCCAGAAGAGAGGAAAATCTGATCGATGCTATGGAGAAGGCCATGGAGTTCCACGAGACCTTGCAAAATCTTTTGGAGTTCCTACAAGAAGCCGAGGACAAGTTCTCCAGTATGGGACTGCTAGGAAGCGACATCGACGAAGTTAAAAAACAGATCAAACAATTGGCCAATTTCAAAGCCGAAGTAGATCCTCACATGGTCAAGGTCGAAGCTCTAAACAG GAGTCTGATAAG ACAAGCTGCCGAACTGACAGAGAGAACGTCCTCGGAACAAGCTGCGGCCATCAAAGAACCGCTTGGTGCCGTTAACAGACGGTGGGACGGACTGCTTCGAGGTCTCGTGGAGAGGCAAAGACTCTTGGAGAACGCGTTACTACGTCTAGGGCAATTCCAGCACGCTCTAGACGAGTTGTTGGTATGGATCGAGAAGACGGACGACACTTTGGATAACTTGAAGGCCGTTGCCGGCGATCCTCAAGTGATCGAAGTGGAATTAGCTAAACTGAAAGTACTTGTGAATGATATTCAAGCCCATCAGACCAGCGTGGACACTCTGAACGACGCTGGAAGACAGTTAATAGAGGATGGAAAGGGAACAGCCGAAGCTTCGACGACTGCTGAGAAATTAGGCACTTTGAATCGTCGTTGGCGCGATTTGTTGCAACGTGCTGCTGATCGTCAACGAGAACTGGAAGATGCGCTTAGAGAAGCGCAAACCTTTACGGCGGAGATACAGGACCTTTTGTCTTGGCTGGGTGATGTGGACAATACCATAGTAGCTTCGAAACCTGTTGGAGGATTGCCGGAAACGGCTTCAGAACAGTTAGAACGCTTTATGGAAGTGTACAACGAATTGGAACAAAATCGTTTGAAAGTCGAATCGGTTCTTCAACAAGGACAAGCATACTTGAAGCGTGCCGATTCTACTAGTGCCGGTGGTCTGAATCACAACTTGAGGACTTTGAAACAACGATGGGATAATGTGACTGCTCGCGCAAGTGATAAAAAGATCAAGCTTGAGATCGCTCTGAAAGAGGCTACAGAGTTCCACGATGCACTCCAATCGTTTGTCGATTGGTTAACCAACGCGGAGAAGATTCTCACGAATCTGAAACCTGTGTCGAGGGTAATGGAAACTATACTCGGACAGATAGAGGAACACAAAGCGTTTCAGAAAGACGTTGGAGTTCATCGTGAGACTATGCTGAACCTCGATAAGAAGGGCACGCATTTGAAATACTTTTCACAGAAACAGGACGTGATTCTAATCAAAAACTTGTTGATAAGTGTGCAACACAGATGGGAAAGAGTAGTTTCGAAGTCTGCAGAGAGAACCAGGGCTCTTGATCACGGATACAAAGAGGCCAGAGAATTCCACGATGCTTGGTCCAATATAATGAACTGGCTCGACGAAACGGAGAAGACTTTGGACGAGGTTGCCAGTGATGGCGCCCTTGGAGGAAATGATCCAGAGAAGATCAAAGCTAGATTGAATAAGCACCGTGAATTGCAGAAAGCTCTCAGCGCCAAACAGGGTACCTATGACGCAACTATGAAGAATGGAAAATCATTAAAAGACAAAGCGCCTAAAAGCGACGAATTTGCTCTAAAAGAACTTTTGAATGAGTTGAAGAACAAGTGGACCACTGTTTGTGGTAAGTGCGTGGATAGACAGAGGAAGCTCGAGGAAGCATTGTTGTTCTCGGGACAATTCAAGGACGCTATTCAAGCGTTGCTGGAATGGCTTAGTAAGTCTGAGAAGCAGCTGGCGGACACCGGTCCACTTTATGGCGACCTTGATACTGTAATGAATTTGGTTGAACAACATAAGACCTTCGAGAAGGATCTCGAATCCAGAGTCTCTCAGATGGAATCTGTAATCAAAACGGGTCGCGAGCTTCTTGCTAAGGCGACACCTGATGATGCATCTGCTATAGGATCACAGCTTGCTGAAATAAATAATCTTTGGGACACGGTAACCAAGTTGTCCTCTGACAAGACTGAACGACTCCAAGAAGCCCTCAGAGAGGCTGAACGCCTTCACAAGGCAGTTCACGTACTTCTGGAGTGGCTGAGTGATGCTGAGATGAAGCTGAGATTCGCTGGACAGTTGCCGGAAGACGAACAGGAGAGCAGGAATCAGTTGATGGAACACGAAAAGTTCTTGCGTGAATTAAGCaccaaagaaattgaaaaagatcAAACATTGGAGCTGGCTCACGTGATTCTTGCAAAGGCACACCCTGACGGAGCTTTGGTTATCAAACACTGGATCACGATCATTCAGTCCAGATGGGAGGAGGTTTCCACCTGGGCCCAACAAAGGAATCAAAGATTGGAGAATCATATGCGAGGACTTCAG GACCTCGACAATCTTCTGGAAGAACTACTGTCATGGTTAGAAGGTTTGGAGAACACTCTCAACGCTCTCGAAGCTGAGCCTCTACCAGACGATAAAGCTACTTTAGAAATGCTGATTGTGGATCACAGAGAATTTATGGAGAACACCAGTCGAAGACAGAACGAAGTTGACCGCGTCTGCAAAGCCAGACAGATCAAATCTGCGAAAGATACGATGAAGATAACGAAGGCTAAGTCACCTGCTCCAAC CCGAGCCAGCCCAGGCCGTGAGAGAACGCCCGATTTGTTGCCGCACATCGGCCCACGGTTCCCACCCAAAGGAAG CAAAGGTGCCGAACCGGAGTTCCGTAGTCCCAGAGTAAAACTGCTGTGGGACAGGTGGAGACACGTTTGGATGTTGGCGTGGGAACGTCAACGTCGTTTACAGGATAAGTATAATTATATCCAAGAACTGGACCGTGTCGCAAACTTCAGCTGGGAGGATTGGCGCAAGAGA TTCCTGAAATTCATGAACCACAAAAAGTCCAGATTAACAGATCTCTTCAGGAAAATGGATAAGAATAACGACGGACTGATTCCACGGGAGGACTTCATTCAAGGAATCATGAACACCA AATTCGAGACTTCACGGTTAGAAATGGGAGCGGTCGCAGATTTGTTCGATCGCCACGGTGAAGGATTGATAGATTGGAAAGAATTCATCGCAGCTCTAAGACCAGACTGGGAGGAACGCAGAACCTATAACGACACTGACAAGATTCACGATGAAGTGAAACGATTGGTGATGCTTTGTACTTGTCGCCAGAAATTCCGTGTATTTCAAGTTGGCGAAGGAAAATATAGG TTTGGAGACAGTCAAAAGTTGCGGTTGGTTCGGATTCTACGATCGACCGTGATGGTACGAGTCGGTGGTGGATGGGTAGCATTGGACgaatttctattaaaaaatgATCCTTGCCGCG TTTTTCTAATGCCGATACCGGACCCTAACAAACCGGAACAACATGAGGGTTGGTGTCCGCTCG CCAAGGGAAGAACGAATATCGAGCTGCGAGAACAATTCATATTGGCGGATGGCGTCAGCCAGACAATGACGGCGTTCAGATCGAAACCGAGCCCAACCTCGACGCTGCAGCGTACGCCAATCTCATCCGCGAATGCCGGACCCATCACCAAG GTGAGAGAACGCAGCGCTCGCAGCGTTCCCATGGGACAGTCACGAGCATCGCGCTCTTCGTTGAGCGCTGGAACGCCGGACAGCCTAAGCGACAACGAGAGCTCCTTCAAGCTTGGCTCCGCCAGAAAAACAAGTACACCCTACAGAAGCTCTATGACACCGG GCGGTAGTCGACCATCGAGTAGACCAACCTCGAGACCAACGTCCAGACCAACCAGTAGACCCGGAAGTAGGCCCGCATCCAGGCAAGGAAGCAAACCACCGAGTCGCTATGGTTCCACACAGTCGTTGGATAGTACTG ATGATTCGACAAATGTGAGCCGCATTCCACGCAGAACGGCTGTGAGCACGACAGGCAATACTCCCACTTCTAGCAGACACAATAGCGTGTCAGGAAAGCGCTTATCGGTGAACGGTTCGAGCTCACGACCTCGAACGCCCACCGGCCTGGTTAGTCCTGCCAGTGGTGTTCCAGCGAG gTTTGGCACGATCCATAGAGCTTCGAGCATTCCAACCCTGACTGGTGTCGGCACACCGATCAG CCGTTCGAGGATCCCCGTATATGTGGGCACGGATATAAAATCCCCACAATCGACGACCAGCAATATTTCCACTCATTCTACGCAAAGCAACTACTCGACGGTTTCTACCGATTCTACCGG GAGCAGCTCGATGTGTACAAATTCAGCAACTAACACCTCGTCGGCCGTTAAGCGAGCTAG AACAAGGACACCGTCCAGTGGATCGAGCACGCCACTGCCGCCTTCTTTGAAGCTATCGAGGAAACCTTCTGGAGCATCGGATACGTCCGTATCGACCACACCGGCCACTAAACGAAAAGGCAAACC